A DNA window from Haloferax volcanii DS2 contains the following coding sequences:
- a CDS encoding IclR family transcriptional regulator — MNRHDPSGVLKTTAASLALVDHILELEGATMGELVEATDLAKSTVHAHLKTLAEYGYVVNVDNEYHLGAKFCHLGDYVRTRKDYYRVAQETVSWLDSESSMDADFAVEEHGRIVSLYGDLEFANTPRFLIDGSPFHVHTTCSGKAIIAEYPETRVREIIDRWGLPAATDDSITTEDELFAELATVREQGYAENSGEAVEGFWAIGKAVKSPRGEVYGSLNLSGPAYVIDEETRATQVELLERAAERFEQGVAELYQTQANEPNEE, encoded by the coding sequence ATGAATAGACACGACCCGTCCGGCGTGCTCAAGACGACAGCCGCCTCCTTGGCGCTCGTCGACCACATCCTCGAACTGGAGGGGGCCACGATGGGCGAACTGGTCGAGGCGACCGACCTCGCGAAGAGCACCGTCCACGCTCACCTCAAGACGCTCGCGGAGTACGGCTACGTCGTGAACGTCGACAACGAGTACCACCTCGGGGCGAAGTTCTGCCACCTCGGAGACTACGTCAGGACGCGCAAGGACTACTACCGCGTCGCCCAAGAGACCGTCTCGTGGCTCGACAGCGAGTCGTCGATGGACGCGGACTTCGCGGTCGAAGAACACGGTCGCATCGTCTCGCTGTACGGCGACCTCGAATTCGCCAACACGCCGCGCTTTCTCATCGACGGCAGCCCGTTTCACGTCCATACGACGTGTTCGGGCAAGGCGATTATCGCGGAGTACCCGGAGACGCGAGTGCGGGAAATCATCGACCGCTGGGGGCTGCCGGCGGCGACGGACGACTCCATCACGACCGAAGACGAACTGTTCGCGGAGTTGGCGACCGTCCGCGAGCAGGGCTACGCCGAAAACAGCGGCGAGGCGGTCGAGGGGTTTTGGGCCATCGGCAAAGCCGTGAAGTCGCCGCGAGGCGAGGTGTACGGGTCGCTGAATCTGAGCGGTCCCGCCTACGTCATCGACGAGGAGACGCGGGCGACGCAGGTCGAACTGCTCGAACGCGCAGCCGAGCGGTTCGAACAGGGCGTCGCGGAACTGTATCAGACCCAAGCGAACGAGCCGAACGAAGAGTGA
- a CDS encoding CobW family GTP-binding protein has product MSTTEIPITVVSGPLGAGKTTLVNRLLNDPGGREIAVVVNDMGELNVDAELVASESDDGVIDLSNGCICCRLQDDLVTEVTRLAENRSFDYLLIEASGISEPLPIARTLASESNEGGLPDHLRLDTTVSVIDTYGFWKAFDPAESLPDAAPDPERPLTEVLVEQVEFCDVLLLNRCDMVPDDALDAVEAEIRELQPRASIRRTTYSDVDPTRVLDTGRFDFEAAKRHQGWKQALASDGVEADHGHDHDHIHDEGVSAARAHGVESFVYRRDRPFHPQRLDAWLDDWRGNVVRAKGFAWVASRPETVLGVSQAGPSVQAGPIGRWGDDTPQTRLVFIGRDLDEDAVTRELDECLATTDEREAAYPDDPFPRESA; this is encoded by the coding sequence ATGTCCACAACGGAAATACCGATTACGGTCGTCAGCGGTCCGCTCGGCGCGGGGAAAACGACGCTGGTCAACCGACTCCTGAACGACCCCGGTGGCAGGGAGATAGCCGTCGTCGTCAACGACATGGGCGAACTGAACGTCGACGCGGAGTTAGTCGCGTCCGAATCGGACGACGGGGTCATCGACCTCTCGAACGGGTGTATCTGCTGTCGGCTTCAGGACGACCTCGTGACCGAAGTGACGCGGCTAGCGGAGAACCGCTCGTTCGACTATCTGCTCATCGAGGCCTCGGGAATCAGCGAACCGCTCCCGATTGCACGTACGCTGGCGAGCGAGTCGAACGAGGGTGGTCTGCCGGACCACCTCCGGTTGGACACCACGGTCTCGGTCATCGACACCTACGGGTTTTGGAAGGCGTTCGACCCGGCGGAATCGCTTCCGGACGCCGCCCCCGACCCGGAGCGCCCGTTGACGGAGGTGCTCGTCGAGCAAGTCGAGTTCTGCGACGTGCTGTTGCTGAACAGGTGCGATATGGTCCCCGACGACGCGTTGGACGCCGTCGAAGCCGAGATTCGGGAACTCCAGCCGCGCGCGAGCATCCGCCGGACGACGTACAGCGACGTCGACCCGACGCGGGTTCTCGACACGGGGCGCTTCGATTTCGAGGCGGCGAAGCGCCATCAGGGTTGGAAGCAGGCCCTCGCGAGCGACGGGGTCGAGGCGGACCACGGCCACGACCACGACCATATCCACGACGAGGGCGTCTCGGCAGCGAGGGCCCACGGCGTCGAGTCCTTCGTCTACCGTCGAGACCGTCCGTTCCACCCGCAGCGCCTCGACGCGTGGCTCGACGACTGGCGGGGGAACGTCGTCCGCGCGAAGGGGTTCGCGTGGGTCGCGAGTCGTCCCGAGACGGTTCTCGGCGTGAGTCAGGCGGGGCCGTCGGTGCAGGCCGGTCCCATCGGTCGGTGGGGAGACGATACCCCCCAGACGCGACTCGTGTTCATCGGCCGCGACCTCGACGAGGACGCAGTGACCCGAGAACTCGACGAGTGCTTGGCGACGACGGACGAGCGAGAGGCGGCGTATCCGGACGACCCGTTTCCCCGCGAGTCCGCCTGA
- a CDS encoding MFS transporter: MSSSVSESDSPLKVATLLFATTLVALSGAIVNPVLPAIESAFPSVPNAGTLAQLVSTLTGLIIAIFAPIIGVIVDRYGRKAVLVGSLALYGVGPSLAYVADSLYVILGTRVLLGIAVAGIMVSSTTLIADYYSGKRREKVLGWQGAIMPFGAAVAVIAGGVIADLNWRTAFLTYLVALLVLPAVVRYIDEPDRGDKQQAGSIPTWTELREILSTLPLAFLAALYLIMFAGMIGYNQINVEIPFYLRTVTSVGGLMTGVALAAMMIISGVVTMNFDQIRERFDPVVILVGVFVATGVGFTVTSLTTNYWAIVVGIVIAGTGLGLLLPTTNYWVSARVDEQYRGRALSGVTTTQFLGMFISPIAVAPLIEMFGTGRTFLVLGAVGLVLAGVFGAIAVRNQSSLTEATPAGSDG, from the coding sequence ATGAGTAGCTCAGTGTCCGAATCTGACTCTCCACTCAAGGTCGCAACGTTACTGTTTGCGACGACCTTGGTTGCGCTCTCGGGCGCAATCGTCAATCCCGTGTTGCCGGCAATCGAAAGCGCGTTCCCGTCGGTTCCGAACGCGGGGACTTTGGCGCAGCTCGTCAGCACGCTGACTGGGCTAATCATCGCTATCTTCGCCCCGATAATCGGCGTGATAGTCGACCGATACGGTCGGAAAGCGGTGTTGGTCGGGTCGCTGGCGCTGTACGGAGTCGGACCATCACTGGCGTACGTCGCCGATTCGCTCTACGTAATTCTCGGGACGCGAGTCCTGCTCGGCATCGCCGTCGCCGGCATCATGGTGAGCAGTACGACGTTGATCGCTGACTACTACTCGGGCAAGCGCCGGGAGAAGGTGCTGGGCTGGCAGGGAGCCATCATGCCGTTCGGTGCAGCGGTCGCGGTGATCGCCGGCGGGGTCATCGCTGACCTCAACTGGCGGACTGCGTTCCTCACGTATCTCGTCGCCCTGCTCGTGCTCCCGGCGGTAGTCCGGTATATCGACGAACCGGACCGAGGAGATAAACAGCAGGCGGGGTCGATTCCAACGTGGACGGAGCTCCGAGAAATCCTGTCGACGCTCCCGCTCGCGTTCCTCGCGGCCCTCTATCTGATCATGTTTGCGGGGATGATCGGCTACAATCAGATTAACGTCGAGATTCCCTTCTATCTGCGGACGGTGACATCCGTCGGCGGACTGATGACCGGGGTCGCGCTCGCGGCGATGATGATTATCTCGGGGGTCGTCACGATGAACTTCGACCAAATCCGCGAGCGGTTCGACCCGGTCGTGATTCTGGTCGGCGTCTTCGTCGCGACGGGCGTCGGGTTCACCGTCACGAGCCTGACCACCAACTACTGGGCTATCGTCGTCGGAATCGTCATCGCGGGAACGGGACTCGGCCTGCTCCTCCCGACGACGAACTACTGGGTGTCCGCGCGGGTCGACGAGCAGTATCGCGGGCGGGCGCTCAGCGGCGTGACGACGACGCAGTTCCTCGGGATGTTTATCTCCCCGATAGCCGTCGCGCCGCTCATCGAGATGTTCGGAACCGGCCGAACCTTCCTCGTGCTCGGCGCGGTCGGGCTCGTGCTTGCCGGCGTCTTCGGCGCGATTGCCGTGCGCAACCAGTCTTCGCTGACCGAAGCGACGCCGGCCGGCTCGGACGGTTAG
- a CDS encoding aldehyde ferredoxin oxidoreductase family protein, giving the protein MLHAKGPLLTVDLGDETSRTEDIDGILESYVGGRGVATRLAHERVPFDVDPFSPDNRVYFSTGPMQASNMSFTGRTNCTSVSPLTGGLCSSNAGGFVSRNFADAGYSAVELAGVSDELVVLHVTDEGVEFEAVPDLAGATVPETVAYLDDEHDIEADRTMVVGPAGENLVRFASIMTSEERAFGRGGLGAVLGSKNVKALTFGGDAAPDIEIPASQMEIHREAATDDHIMKRQGTVAVLDLANEMDGLPSYYFSERHFEGAEGINGDAIEQKKYKKGTCSACAFACKLPTRDEAAGVETEGPEFEVTMAFGSNSGVDDIVEVMKSNELCDRYGLDAISAGNTVAAYLASEDEFGNTDLIHDLVEKIALREGVGDDLAEGIARVHDDLGVENWTVKGMDFAAHEGRVLHGQGLSYAVANRGADHMYAVFYSQEYPLVGKDDAYPPEGFEGKPKRLIEKENQMALNDSGIVCKFSRDFMTPERYEMLFGADFEDLLAVGDRIVTLERHFNNQRGFDRGDDTLPYADELDGFEAALDAYYERRGWTDDGVVPSGNVPA; this is encoded by the coding sequence ATGTTACACGCAAAAGGTCCGCTTCTCACGGTCGACCTGGGGGACGAGACGAGTCGGACGGAAGACATCGACGGGATTCTCGAATCCTACGTCGGCGGGCGCGGGGTCGCCACTCGACTCGCCCACGAGCGCGTTCCCTTCGACGTGGACCCGTTCAGCCCGGACAACCGGGTGTACTTCAGTACCGGCCCGATGCAGGCGTCGAACATGAGCTTCACCGGCCGCACGAACTGCACCAGCGTCTCGCCTTTGACCGGCGGCCTCTGCTCGTCGAACGCCGGCGGGTTCGTCTCGCGGAACTTCGCTGACGCGGGCTACTCGGCGGTCGAACTCGCGGGCGTGAGCGACGAACTGGTCGTCCTCCACGTCACAGACGAGGGCGTCGAGTTCGAGGCCGTCCCGGACCTCGCCGGCGCGACGGTCCCCGAGACGGTCGCGTACCTCGACGACGAACACGATATCGAAGCCGACCGGACGATGGTCGTCGGCCCCGCCGGCGAGAACCTCGTGCGCTTCGCCTCCATCATGACGAGCGAGGAGCGCGCGTTCGGCCGCGGCGGCCTCGGTGCCGTCCTCGGGTCGAAGAACGTGAAGGCGCTCACGTTCGGCGGCGATGCCGCGCCCGACATCGAGATTCCGGCGTCGCAGATGGAGATTCACCGCGAGGCCGCCACCGACGACCACATCATGAAGCGGCAGGGGACCGTCGCCGTGCTGGACCTCGCCAACGAGATGGACGGCCTCCCGTCGTACTACTTCTCCGAGCGTCACTTCGAGGGCGCGGAGGGCATCAACGGCGACGCCATCGAGCAGAAGAAGTACAAGAAGGGAACCTGCTCGGCCTGCGCGTTCGCGTGTAAGCTCCCCACGAGAGACGAGGCGGCGGGCGTCGAGACCGAGGGGCCCGAGTTCGAAGTCACCATGGCGTTCGGGTCGAACTCCGGCGTCGACGACATCGTGGAAGTGATGAAGTCGAACGAGCTGTGCGACCGCTACGGTCTCGACGCCATCTCGGCCGGCAACACCGTCGCGGCCTACCTCGCCAGCGAAGACGAGTTCGGCAACACCGACCTCATCCACGACCTCGTGGAGAAAATCGCGCTCCGTGAGGGCGTCGGCGACGACCTCGCCGAGGGCATCGCCCGCGTGCACGACGACCTCGGCGTGGAGAACTGGACGGTCAAGGGGATGGACTTCGCCGCCCACGAGGGCCGCGTCCTCCACGGACAGGGACTGTCGTACGCCGTCGCCAACCGCGGCGCGGACCACATGTACGCGGTGTTCTACTCGCAGGAGTACCCGCTGGTCGGCAAGGACGACGCCTACCCGCCGGAGGGGTTCGAGGGCAAACCCAAGCGCCTCATCGAGAAGGAAAACCAGATGGCGCTCAACGACAGCGGCATCGTCTGCAAGTTCTCGCGGGACTTCATGACGCCCGAACGCTACGAGATGCTGTTCGGAGCCGATTTCGAGGACCTGCTGGCCGTCGGCGACCGCATCGTCACGCTCGAACGCCACTTCAACAACCAGCGCGGCTTCGACCGCGGCGACGACACGCTCCCGTACGCCGACGAGCTAGACGGGTTCGAGGCGGCGCTCGACGCGTACTACGAGCGTCGCGGCTGGACCGACGACGGCGTCGTCCCGTCCGGAAACGTCCCGGCGTAA
- a CDS encoding Rid family detoxifying hydrolase, whose protein sequence is MPPERVITDDAPRTDNPYSQGVVAGDTLYVSGYGPVDPETGEEIDGDIEAQTDRVLDNIAAVVSEAGGDGLDDAVKLTVYVTDLDDYERVNEAYGARFDEVPPARVCVEVARLPGDVRVEMDAIAYLG, encoded by the coding sequence ATGCCACCCGAACGAGTCATCACGGACGACGCCCCGCGTACGGATAACCCCTACTCGCAGGGCGTCGTCGCCGGCGACACGCTCTACGTCTCGGGCTACGGCCCGGTCGACCCCGAGACGGGTGAGGAGATCGACGGCGACATCGAAGCACAGACCGACCGCGTGCTCGACAACATCGCGGCCGTCGTCTCCGAGGCCGGCGGCGACGGCCTCGACGACGCGGTGAAACTGACGGTGTACGTCACCGACCTCGACGACTACGAACGGGTGAACGAGGCGTACGGCGCGCGGTTCGACGAGGTGCCGCCGGCCCGCGTCTGCGTCGAGGTGGCGCGACTCCCCGGCGACGTGCGAGTCGAGATGGACGCGATAGCGTATCTCGGATAG
- a CDS encoding inositol monophosphatase family protein has product MDADPREAVAIDAAEVGADHASARFRTELDIEQKGDAIDLVTEVDRETQRRVIAAIRERFPDDAVVGEEDDELKTVPESGYAWIIDPIDGTQNYTRGAREWVTSVAVVENQTPIAAVNVSPETGDTYVATAARVERNGRPMTVSDESNTSAFLVSSTLRYQVGDRPGIERLSGDIFGTFGEMRKLGTTQLTLSRLADGSIDAVIGFDEHPNAWDTVAGVYLVERAGGTVTDIHGNAWGPGQPGLVASNGHAHDEVLEAAQAAFEETR; this is encoded by the coding sequence ATGGATGCAGACCCGCGCGAAGCAGTCGCAATCGACGCCGCGGAAGTGGGAGCCGACCACGCGTCGGCGCGTTTCAGAACCGAACTGGACATCGAACAGAAAGGCGACGCAATCGACCTCGTGACCGAGGTCGACCGCGAGACACAACGGCGCGTCATCGCGGCGATTCGAGAGCGGTTCCCCGACGACGCGGTCGTCGGCGAGGAGGACGACGAACTGAAGACCGTCCCCGAGTCGGGCTACGCGTGGATTATCGACCCGATAGACGGGACGCAGAACTACACGCGGGGGGCCCGCGAGTGGGTGACGAGCGTCGCCGTCGTCGAGAACCAGACGCCGATTGCGGCGGTGAACGTCTCGCCCGAGACGGGAGACACCTACGTCGCGACGGCGGCGCGCGTCGAGCGGAACGGCCGACCCATGACGGTCAGCGACGAATCGAACACCAGCGCCTTTCTCGTCTCCTCGACGCTCCGGTATCAGGTGGGCGACCGGCCGGGAATCGAACGGCTCTCGGGCGATATCTTCGGGACGTTCGGTGAGATGCGAAAGCTCGGGACGACGCAGCTGACGCTGTCGCGACTCGCCGACGGGTCGATAGACGCGGTCATCGGATTCGACGAACACCCGAACGCGTGGGACACGGTCGCGGGGGTCTACCTCGTCGAGCGGGCGGGCGGAACGGTGACCGACATCCACGGGAACGCCTGGGGACCGGGACAGCCCGGTCTCGTCGCGTCCAACGGGCACGCACACGACGAGGTGCTCGAAGCGGCGCAGGCGGCGTTCGAGGAGACCCGATAA
- a CDS encoding SDR family oxidoreductase: MSEEFGSELDGKVAIVTGASSGIGSATAKSLASRGASVVVAARREGELEELAATIEDDGGDALVVPTDVTVDDDIDALVEATLDEHGRIDILVNNAGLMPLAHIGEADRETLQTTIDVNLTGLITLTHAVVPTMMEQESGHIVNLSSVVGRFLQANSSHYNAAKAGVKMFSDSLRLDVAEAGIHVSSIEPGAVDTELLDHIPDEEVQKNVKDYVGTMDALAPEDIARTITFVVTQPERVDINEVLIRPLDQVQP, translated from the coding sequence ATGTCAGAAGAATTCGGTTCGGAACTGGACGGAAAGGTCGCAATCGTCACCGGCGCGTCGTCGGGCATCGGCAGCGCGACGGCCAAGTCCCTCGCCTCTCGCGGGGCCAGCGTCGTCGTCGCCGCCCGCCGCGAAGGCGAACTCGAAGAACTCGCCGCAACTATCGAAGACGACGGCGGCGACGCCCTCGTCGTCCCGACGGACGTCACCGTCGACGACGACATCGACGCCCTCGTCGAGGCGACGCTCGACGAGCACGGTCGCATCGACATTCTCGTCAACAACGCCGGCCTCATGCCGCTTGCACACATCGGCGAGGCGGACCGCGAGACGCTCCAGACGACCATCGACGTGAACCTTACCGGTCTCATCACGCTCACCCACGCGGTCGTCCCGACGATGATGGAACAGGAAAGCGGCCACATCGTCAACCTCTCGTCGGTCGTCGGCCGGTTCCTCCAGGCGAACAGTTCGCACTACAACGCCGCGAAAGCGGGCGTCAAGATGTTCAGCGACTCGCTGCGACTCGACGTCGCCGAAGCGGGCATCCACGTCTCGTCAATCGAACCCGGCGCGGTCGACACGGAACTGCTCGACCACATCCCCGACGAGGAAGTCCAAAAGAACGTCAAGGACTACGTCGGCACGATGGACGCGCTCGCGCCCGAAGACATCGCGCGGACGATTACGTTCGTCGTCACGCAACCGGAGCGCGTCGACATCAACGAAGTCCTCATCCGCCCCCTCGACCAGGTCCAGCCCTGA
- a CDS encoding molybdenum cofactor guanylyltransferase produces MRTGVIIAGGYSTRFGEEDKAVASLLGTPLIRRVADRMAGVVDSLVVNCRPEQTAALRTALDGYDHPITIAEDSERDEGPMAGIMTGLRAVETEYAFVAACDMPFLEPALIDRLFERAAGHDAAVPRVGDGWFQPTHAVYRASSMADACEAALAEGSHKIIDPLFTLDYVVLEESEVREYASLDTFENINTPDEFAHAAEQLR; encoded by the coding sequence ATGCGAACTGGTGTCATTATTGCCGGCGGATACTCGACGCGATTCGGTGAGGAGGACAAAGCAGTCGCATCCCTCCTTGGAACACCTCTCATCCGCCGCGTCGCCGACCGGATGGCCGGCGTCGTCGACAGCCTCGTCGTCAACTGCCGACCGGAACAGACTGCCGCGCTCCGGACCGCGCTCGACGGCTACGACCACCCGATAACGATTGCGGAAGATTCGGAGCGCGACGAGGGCCCGATGGCGGGAATTATGACGGGTCTGCGGGCCGTCGAGACGGAGTACGCGTTCGTCGCCGCCTGCGACATGCCCTTTCTCGAACCCGCGCTCATCGACAGATTGTTCGAGCGGGCGGCCGGCCACGACGCCGCCGTGCCGCGGGTCGGTGACGGCTGGTTCCAGCCGACGCACGCGGTGTACCGGGCCTCGTCGATGGCTGACGCGTGCGAAGCCGCGCTGGCCGAGGGGAGCCACAAAATCATCGACCCGCTGTTTACGCTCGACTACGTCGTCCTCGAAGAGAGCGAAGTGCGCGAGTACGCGAGTCTCGACACCTTCGAGAACATCAACACCCCCGACGAGTTCGCTCACGCGGCGGAACAGTTGCGCTAG
- a CDS encoding aspartate aminotransferase family protein: protein MVADPPIHELHFDDAPSVDDVPGPKSTRLLEKQQRIDSSAVSYPEDIPIAFDSGKGATVRDADGNTFIDMFAGIGVLNVGHSNPYVLEAVHEQTDKFVHTVDFPTEARLDLIEKLDEIAPAGLRGNNRVVFGGPTGSDAIEASIKLAKYNTEGTGLVAFRGAYHGATSGAMSLTGNKKFKGDYSPLLPDVVHAPYPNTVEMGKGPQEAVDHCLEEVKAIFEDPYGGLANPAGIFVEPIQGEGGVVTPPKGFLKGLRDIADDNDVPLVFDEIQSGLGRSGKWWASEWYGVTPDVMTSAKALGGTGFPLSATIYHEDLDTWGSGDHAGTYRGHVVGMRAGTRAIEYIQEHDLLAHARDLGQYIRGRLSEVAEDNPRIVDVRGKGLFIGAEFVDAEGNPDGEAADALQQYCFERGVLVWKAGRHGNILRLLPPLVLTHDLAETALDVITDGIEAVTAETQRV, encoded by the coding sequence ATGGTCGCAGACCCGCCGATTCACGAGTTGCACTTCGACGACGCGCCGAGCGTGGACGACGTTCCGGGGCCGAAGTCGACGCGACTCCTCGAAAAGCAACAGCGAATCGACAGCAGCGCCGTCTCGTACCCCGAAGACATCCCCATCGCGTTCGACAGCGGGAAGGGCGCGACGGTGCGCGACGCCGACGGCAATACCTTCATCGACATGTTCGCCGGTATCGGCGTGCTGAACGTCGGACACTCGAACCCGTACGTCCTCGAGGCGGTCCACGAGCAGACGGACAAGTTCGTCCACACCGTCGACTTCCCGACCGAGGCGCGGCTCGACCTCATCGAGAAGCTGGACGAAATCGCGCCCGCGGGACTGCGCGGGAACAACCGCGTCGTCTTCGGCGGTCCGACGGGGAGCGACGCCATCGAGGCGTCCATCAAACTCGCCAAGTACAACACCGAAGGGACCGGTCTCGTCGCCTTCCGCGGCGCGTACCACGGCGCGACGAGCGGCGCGATGAGCCTCACCGGCAACAAGAAGTTCAAGGGCGACTACTCGCCGCTCCTCCCCGACGTGGTCCACGCGCCCTACCCGAACACGGTCGAGATGGGTAAAGGCCCGCAGGAGGCGGTCGACCACTGTCTCGAAGAGGTCAAGGCCATCTTCGAGGACCCCTACGGCGGCCTCGCCAACCCGGCGGGCATCTTCGTCGAACCGATTCAGGGCGAAGGCGGCGTCGTCACCCCGCCGAAGGGATTCCTGAAGGGTCTCCGCGACATCGCCGACGACAACGACGTGCCGCTCGTGTTCGACGAGATTCAGAGCGGTCTCGGTCGCTCCGGCAAGTGGTGGGCGAGCGAGTGGTACGGCGTCACGCCGGACGTGATGACCTCGGCGAAGGCGCTCGGCGGGACCGGCTTCCCGCTGTCGGCGACCATCTACCACGAGGACCTCGACACGTGGGGGTCGGGCGACCACGCGGGCACGTACCGCGGCCACGTCGTCGGGATGCGCGCCGGCACCCGCGCCATCGAGTACATCCAGGAACACGACCTCCTCGCGCACGCCCGCGACCTCGGCCAGTACATCCGCGGCCGGCTCTCGGAGGTCGCGGAGGACAACCCCCGAATCGTGGACGTTCGCGGGAAGGGCCTGTTCATCGGCGCGGAGTTCGTCGACGCCGAGGGCAACCCCGACGGCGAGGCGGCCGACGCGCTCCAGCAGTACTGCTTCGAGCGCGGCGTACTGGTGTGGAAGGCCGGCCGGCACGGCAACATCCTGCGACTGCTCCCGCCGCTCGTGCTCACCCACGACCTCGCGGAGACGGCGCTCGACGTCATCACCGACGGCATCGAAGCGGTCACGGCCGAAACGCAACGAGTCTAA
- a CDS encoding aldehyde ferredoxin oxidoreductase family protein, with translation MAPPIADRLLRVDLSAGSVESTPIPDEWRRRYVGGKGLGARYLYDELDAGVDPLGEENAMLFVLGPLSGYLPGESRYAAITKSPLTGCFLDSYAGGEFPDSLAGALGSHMGLLVTGVASEPVRLVVEDGDATIEPAETWGAGTVDTAQAFPNAAVACIGPAGERRVAYATIASDAGDHHAGRGGAGAVMGSKRLKAVVARGAPPDADGLDDLRDAYAAKYRETDTGRWLRASGTVETIDFANEIGALSTRGWSDGQFEAAEELGITTVEDRAVGRERADTETPGGYRVATEDGDHVPRGATAMTLGAGLDIDDFDAVAVLGRTCDRLGMDLISAGSAVAWTVKANAAGVLDRSLSFGEPDGARALLQEIAERESELGDALADGVEAAATRFGGRDLVPTVKSMELPAYDPRGAQSMALAYATSDRGACHRRARPIEREVFDGDWGADRTAAEVIREQDRRSTLWSLIADDFFGDALDDLGREWLESVGLDPAGGLATVGERIWNVTRLFNVREGISREDDSLPAALQEPLESGPRAGATVDRDDFDSMLDAYYRRRGWTVDGVPTAQTIDRLGLAALTDDFDTLDD, from the coding sequence ATGGCACCTCCAATCGCTGACCGACTCCTCCGGGTCGACTTGTCCGCCGGTTCGGTCGAGAGCACGCCGATTCCGGACGAGTGGCGACGGCGATACGTCGGCGGCAAAGGGTTGGGTGCCCGCTATCTCTACGACGAACTCGACGCCGGCGTCGACCCGCTCGGCGAGGAGAACGCGATGCTGTTCGTGCTCGGCCCGCTTTCGGGCTACCTCCCGGGCGAGTCGAGATACGCCGCCATCACGAAATCCCCGCTGACGGGGTGTTTTCTCGACTCGTACGCGGGGGGCGAGTTCCCCGACTCGCTGGCCGGCGCGCTCGGGTCGCACATGGGCCTACTCGTGACGGGTGTCGCGTCCGAACCCGTTCGCCTCGTCGTCGAAGACGGGGACGCGACAATCGAACCCGCCGAGACGTGGGGGGCCGGGACGGTCGACACGGCGCAGGCGTTCCCGAACGCGGCTGTCGCGTGTATCGGCCCCGCGGGAGAACGACGGGTCGCATACGCCACCATCGCCTCCGACGCCGGCGACCACCACGCGGGCCGCGGGGGAGCGGGAGCGGTGATGGGCTCGAAGCGACTGAAGGCCGTCGTCGCGCGGGGAGCCCCGCCCGACGCCGACGGGTTGGACGACCTGCGAGACGCCTACGCGGCGAAGTACCGAGAGACCGACACCGGGCGGTGGCTACGGGCCAGCGGAACCGTCGAGACGATCGATTTCGCGAACGAGATCGGTGCACTCTCGACGCGAGGCTGGAGCGACGGACAGTTCGAAGCGGCTGAGGAGTTGGGCATCACGACAGTCGAAGACCGGGCCGTCGGCCGCGAACGCGCCGACACGGAGACTCCGGGCGGGTATCGTGTGGCCACGGAGGACGGCGACCACGTCCCGCGCGGTGCCACCGCGATGACGCTCGGAGCCGGACTCGACATCGACGACTTCGACGCCGTCGCAGTGTTGGGACGGACCTGCGACCGCCTCGGGATGGACCTCATTAGCGCCGGAAGCGCGGTCGCGTGGACGGTCAAGGCCAACGCCGCCGGCGTGCTCGACCGCTCGCTCTCGTTCGGTGAGCCCGACGGCGCGCGGGCCCTCTTACAGGAGATTGCGGAGCGCGAGTCGGAGCTCGGTGACGCGCTCGCGGACGGGGTCGAGGCGGCGGCGACGCGGTTCGGCGGGCGCGACCTCGTCCCCACGGTGAAGTCGATGGAGCTACCGGCATACGACCCGCGCGGCGCGCAGAGCATGGCACTCGCGTACGCGACCAGCGACCGGGGTGCGTGCCATCGGCGGGCGCGACCCATCGAACGCGAGGTGTTCGACGGCGACTGGGGAGCCGACCGGACCGCGGCGGAGGTCATCCGCGAACAGGACCGGCGGTCGACGCTCTGGAGCCTCATCGCGGATGACTTTTTCGGCGACGCGCTCGACGACCTCGGCCGGGAGTGGCTCGAATCGGTCGGCCTCGACCCCGCCGGCGGACTCGCCACAGTCGGCGAGCGGATTTGGAACGTGACGCGGCTGTTCAACGTCCGCGAAGGCATCTCGCGCGAGGACGATTCCCTCCCGGCCGCGCTCCAAGAGCCGCTCGAATCGGGGCCCCGGGCCGGTGCGACCGTCGACCGCGACGACTTCGACTCGATGCTCGACGCGTACTACCGCCGCCGCGGCTGGACCGTCGACGGCGTGCCGACGGCGCAGACTATCGACCGCCTCGGACTTGCTGCCCTCACCGATGACTTCGACACCCTCGATGACTGA